A window from Athalia rosae chromosome 5, iyAthRosa1.1, whole genome shotgun sequence encodes these proteins:
- the LOC105685437 gene encoding ubiquitin-conjugating enzyme E2 H isoform X2: MSSPSAGKRRMDTDVIKLIESKHEVTILGGLNEFSVKFYGPRGTPYEGGVWKVRVHLPEHYPFKSPSIGFMNKVYHPNIDEVSGTVCLDVINQAWTALYDLSNIFESFLPQLLTYPNPIDPLNGDAAAMYLHKPEEYKKKVADYVRKYATEEALRDQENGGTGNGVSSDSESSMSDFSEDEAQDMEL, translated from the exons ATGTCGTCGCCAAGTGCTGGTAAACGACGTATGGACACGGATGTAATTAAACT AATTGAAAGTAAACACGAAGTAACGATACTTGGAGGACTCAATGAATTTTCCGTGAAATTTTATGGACCCAGAGGAA CACCGTACGAAGGGGGCGTATGGAAAGTCAGAGTTCATCTACCAGAACATTATCCGTTCAAATCCCCATCGATTGGGTTCATGAACAAAGTCTATCATCCCAACATCGATGAGGTCTCGGGCACAGTATGTCTCGATGTAATCAACCAGGCCTGGACTGCGTTATACG atctgtcaaatatttttgaatcgtTTTTACCACAGCTGTTGACGTATCCTAACCCAATTGATCCATTGAACGGAGACGCAGCAGCAATGTACCTTCACAAACctgaagaatataaaaagaaagtaGCCG ATTACGTTAGGAAATATGCAACAGAAGAGGCGTTAAGAGATCAAGAGAATGGAGGTACGGGGAATGGAGTTTCGTCCGACAGTGAATCATCTATGAGTGACTTTAGCGAAGATGAGGCACAAGACATGGAGTTGTAA